Part of the Pseudarthrobacter sp. NBSH8 genome is shown below.
GACGAATGCGATGGTGGGAATGGCCCACTGCTCGCTTCCGAAGAACGCGATCCGAGGACCGCCTAGCCAGCTGATGATTTCGTTGACGATGCCCAGCTGGTAGTCGAGCATCCAGAACCACAGGAGAGCGACAATCACGTTGGCCACCAGGAATGGCAGCAGCAGCGCTCCCCGGATGAACGTGGATTTAGCCACGCGGTGCATCAGCACCGCCAGGCCGAGGGCGATGACTGTCTGGAAGACGATGTTGATTGCGACGTACTGGATGGTCACAGCCATCGCATTCCAGAAGAGCTCATCCTTGAAGATCGCCGTGTAGTTGTCGACGCCGACCCATTTGGGCTCTCCGAGGATGCTGTACTCGGTGAAACTCAGGTAGACGCCGCGGACGGTGGGAACCAAGCTAAAGGCCACGAGGCCGATCATCGCCGGCAGGATGAACAGAAACGCGATCCTGACGTCACGCAGTTTGGCCCTGCGACGGCCCCGGCTTGAACCCTGGGGCGCCTTGTGAGTGGCGCCGGGTGGGTGCTTGGTAATTGTGGTCATCTTTGATCCCTCTCCTGTGAGGTAGGTAACAATTGACCGCAACTCTACGCGCGTTGCAACGGAAAATGCAATACCCATTCGCTGGAATACGCAGGTTTACTGCTGGGCCAAAGAAAGACCTTGACGCGCGTAGATTCCATGCGCATACTTTCTTCCATGACTTCTTCAATTGGAATCGTTGGTGCAGGACAGTTCGCAGGCGTGTTCGCCAAGCTCTTCGCTGCCCACCCGGGAATCTCAGACATCTATTTCACCGACCTCATCACTGATCGTGCAGAGACCCAAAGCAGCAGCGCCGGCGCGGCAGGGACGTTCGAGAGTTTCGAGGCAATGCTTGAAAGCGACGTCGACGCCGTTGCGATCTTCACCCAGCGCTGGACCCACGGACCCCTGGTGGTGCAGGCGCTGCGCGCCGGCAAGCACGTCTACTCCGCCGTGCCCATGGCGATCTCCGAAGAGGAGATCGCAGAAATTATCGAAGCAGTCCGGGAGACCGGGCTGACGTACATGATGGGCGAGACCAGCTACTACAACCCCGCCACAGTATTCGCCCGCAAGAAGAATGCCGAGGGTGCCTTTGGCCGAATCTTCTACGCGGAGGGCGACTACGTCCACGACATGGACCTCGGCTTCTACGACGCCTACCAGTACAGCGGCGGAGATAACTGGAAGCGCACCGCCAGCTACCCGCCCATGCTCTACCCCACCCACTCCGTGGGCGGGGTGCTCGGAGCAACCGGCTCCCACGCCGTCAGCGTCAGCTGCATCGGCTACCGGGATGAGCGCGGCGATGGCGTCTTCGACCGCGAGGTAAGCATGTTCGACAACGACTTCTCCAACGCCAGCGCCCTGTTCGAACTCGCCGGCGGCGGGTCCATGCGCATCAACGAGTTCCGCAGGGTGGGCTACCCCTCCCACCTGCGCGAGAGCCGCTTCCGCTACTTCGGCACCGAGGCAAGCATGGAACAGCTCGCCCTGGTCAGCGTCTGGCAGGACAAACACGCCGTGACCGACATCAGTGACCAGCTCGAGACCCAGGCCACCATGGACGTGGATGACCCCATGCTGGCCGACGTCGCCCCCGCACTGCGTGATGCCTTTATCTCCGGCATGGCATCCGTGCACGACGCCGGACGCCTGCCGGCAGAGTTCCGCGGCCTGCCCAACGGCCACGAGGGCAGCCACCACTTCCTCGTGGACGACTTCGTCACCGCCATGAACACCGGCACCCTGCCTCCGGTCAACGCCTGGGAAGCCGCCCGCTATACCCTTCCCGGCATCGTTGCCCACCAGTCCGCCCTGCGCGGCGGCGAACGCCTGCCGGTGTCCGACTTCGGCGACGCCCCGGCAGGGCTGCCCCGCCCGGTACTTCGCGAGTCCGCCAACTGAAACGCCGCTAGCATGGTTGTCATGCCGCACCCGACCTCACAAGCCAAGCCGATCACACGCGACGATGTCGCCAGGCTGGCAGGGGTCAGCCCCGCCGTCGTCAGTTACGTGGTCAACGGCGGGCCCAGGGCCGTTTCTCCTGCGAACGAGGCCAAGGTGCGGCAGGCAATCAGGGCGCTGGGTTACCGGCCCAACGCGGCAGCCCGGGCACTTGCCTTGGGCTCCAGTGAGATGCTCGCCATGATCGTCCCCGATGCCATAAATCCGTTCTACGCCTCGCTCGCCCGCGCCGTCGAAAACGCCGCGGCCGAGCGGGGCTACACCCTCCTGCTGGCGGATTCCCAGGACTCGCTGCGCACAGAGCGCCGCCTGATCAAGAACTTCGCCGCACGGAGGGTGGACGGCCTGTTCCTCTCCAGTGTGCTGTTCGAACCTGATCTGATGGACCTTGAACAGTCAGACATTCCCGTTGTGCTCCTGAACCACCCCGCCGACCTCGCCACGGCAGGCAGTCCCGCTGTGAAGAAAGACGGTGCGGGGGGCCGCGGTCCTTATGCCGTTGGAGTGGCCTTCCGGGAGGGGGCACGCATGGCGGTCGAGCACCTCATCAGCCACGGCCACGAACGGATCGGGCTGGTCATAGGCGGCAATGCCGACAGTGAGCTTGACGCACGCGAGGTCGGATGGCAGCAGGGCATCCAGGCTGCCGGCCTCACGGAGGGCCCGATCATTCGGGTGCCGTTTACCCGCGAGGGCGGGTACCGTGCCGGACAGGAGCTGCTGGCCCGCAGCGAGCGGCCCACCGCCGTATTCGTAAGCTCCGACCAGCAGGCTGCGGGCCTGCTCTGCGCCCTCCACGAGGGCGGCCTCCGGCTACCGGAGGACCTCGCCGTGTTCTCCTTCGACGGCGCACCCGAATCTGAATACACCTGGCCCCGGCTCAGCACAGTCGCCCAGCCCTTGAAGGACTTGGCACAGGGCGCCCTGAACGCCCTCCTAGCCTCGGGGCCCGGACAAGAACCCCACACCAAAATCTTCCCCGCCGAACTGGTATTCCGCGCATCCTGCGGCTGCCACACGCCCGCGGCGTACCCCACCGATTACCCATTAAGGCACCCAACGTCATGACTGCCACTTCCGCCCACGAGGATGACATCTTCAGGCCCGCCATCCACTACACGGCCAAAAACACCTGGCTGAACGACCCGAACGGACTGGTCTACCACGAGGGCATTTATCACCTCTACTACCAGAACAACCCCTTCGGGAACGTTTGGGGCAACATGTCCTGGGGCCACGCCACCTCGGTGGACCTGGTCAACTGGGACGAGCAGCCCGTGGCCATCCTCTGCGACGCGGAAGAGGACATCTTCTCCGGCAGCATCGTCATCGACCAGCACAACACCAGCGGCCTCGGCAACGGGCAGACCGCCCCACTGGTGGCAATTTACACCAGTGCCTACAAAGACAGCTCAGCCCGCAGGGGCACACAGGCCCAGTCCCTGGCCTGGAGCTCCGACGGCGGCTACACCTGGGCCAAGCACCAGGGCAACCCCGTCCTCGACAGGAACTCCGCAGACTTCCGCGATCCGAAGGTGTTCCGCTACGACGGGCCTCCGGGCAGCTATTGGGTCATGGTGGCCGTCGAAGCAAACGAGCACAAGGTGGTCATCTATGGCTCCGATAACCTTAGGGACTGGCACTACCTCAGCAGCTTCGGACCCGCCAACGCCACCGGCGGCGTCTGGGAGTGCCCTGACCTTTTCCCTTTGCCGTTAGACGGCGATGAAGAGCAGACCAAGTGGATTCTCACCGTGAATCTCAACCCCGGCGGGCCCAATGGCGGGTCAGGGGGCCAATACTTTGTCGGCCAATTCGACGGTGTGGCCTTCACATCCGAAACAACCGTCACCGACGGCGGCAGCCAAGCGGGCGAGCTCGACGCCTATCACTGGCTCGATTGGGGACGGGACTACTACGCGGCCGTGTCTTTCAACAACGCACCCGACGGGCGCCGTCTTATGGTCGGCTGGATGAACAACTGGCAATATGGGGCCGTCATCCCGACTTGGCCGTGGCGCAGTTCGATGTCTCTCGTACGCGAAATGTCCCTGGTCACAGACCACGGCCAGCCCCGGCTGTCCCAACGGGTCGCCGACGAATATCGAAAGGGCAACTCACAGTTGGTGAGCGCCTGGTCTGATCTTGAAATAGATGAAGGAACGTGCCAGCTGGACGCCGGAGCACCGGTAGACATAATCGACGTGACCTTCATCCCGGGAGCCGCAGAGGAATTCGGACTCATCATTCGAGGCAAGGGCACCGACGGAACACGCATCGGCATCCGCCCCTCCGAGAACCGGCTCATCATGGACCGGACAAGCTCCGGCAACACGGAATTCCATGACGCCTTTGCCTCCACCGATACGGCCCCACTGAAACCGGCCTCCGACGGGTCATACACTCTCAGCCTCTTCATCGATCGCTGTTCAGTGGAAGTCTTCGCCCAAAACGGCCAGGTCACCATGACAGGGCTTATATTTCCCAGGCCGGACAGCACCAGCCTGTCGCTTTACGCAAAAGGGGGGACCGCCGCCGCCCCCTTTCTGAAAGTGACACGACCCGCGGAGCCACCGGTGCGAATCGCAGAGCCACTGGTCATGAGCCGGTAGCGCCTAACTGACCAAGGAGTAAGGCTTGCCAAGGTTCAGAGTGTGTCTTCGTGGATGTCGGCCGCCCACCCCGAAACAGACACCGTGTGGACAATGTCCACCCCCTTGACCTGCAGGGTCTGCCGGCACCACTTCATGCGTCTGGACGTTCCATGCGACATGACCTGGAGGGAATCGGGCGTCCCTCGCCTCGTGACGGTTTGATCGGCTGCCCAACTGGCCATCTCGTTGGTCCTTTCCTCTGCTCGTCCGGATTGTGATGGCACGTATCCATGTTCTGCGTCGACGATTCTGATATGACCTGCTGGGGGAGGCCGGGCGTGGAAGCTCATTTCGGATTGTGCTCCGCGACCTCGCGCTGTCACCTCTCCATGCCATCCGCCCGCGGTTCCGACATGACCCTGCGAAGAGATGTTCGCGAAGCCCTGCGGTGGACGCATGCGCTATGGGGCTGTGGGATCGCCACGTCGATCAATGCCCTGTCGGCGTGGCTGCTTGCCGGCACAGGCCTGGCATGCAGCCCGAGGGCACAGCCGACAGAGTCCCGACACGGCGTCGGAGGGATGTGGGACCGCGCCACGCCTGCAGCTGAGCAGTGTTGTCACAGCTCAGGAGCATTTGAACCCCTGTGTGCGGACAAATTTCCGAAGAAAGTGCGGACACGCGCACGGTCTTCGGCAAGTCACCAAACGCATCACGCAAATGTGCGGGTTCGCGCGCTTTCGCCTCCGGCCGCGGGCAAACGACATCTTCGAGTTGTCGGATGCCGCCACCGGCGTCCAGTCGTCCTGGGCTGAGTCGGTTGTTACCATCCCCTGTCTGTCTGGGTTTTGGCGGTCTTAGCTAGGCCCACCGGTACTGACGGGGTCGAATCGTGGCCTTGCCTTGAAATTACGACGGCCAGCACCCTTCGCAGCTTCAAGGGCCGTCTGGTTGGAGCGTTGGGGCTACCACGGCGTGATTCCGGTGATGGGCCGAGGGGGTTCTGCGGCTACCACGACCGCGTCAGGTCGCGGCGTGGTCCTGTCGCTCGAGCAGGCGGGACAAGGCGTAGCCGATGAGCACACCCCAGAAAGCGGCATGGATGTTGAACAGATCCAGGCCGGAGATGGTTACGACGAAAGTCACTAAAGCTCCCAGGGTGAAGTTCGTGGCAAAAGCGGTCACGAAGGCCTGTTGGAGGGCACGCATCATGGCGATTCCCCCCAGGGCCAGAACGAAAGCTTCGGGGGTGGCCAGCATGAGGCGGGTGAGTGTGGGCGCTAGTAGGGCGCAGACCAGGGATAGCAGTGCGTAGATCACCGCGGCCGTGTACTGGCGGTTTTTCTGTCCGGAGGCGGTCAACAGGGCGTTGGTGGGCCCAGTGACACAGGCGGAGACCGCGCCGAGTGTGGCGTTGAGCAGTGAGAAGACGCCCGAGATCATGGCGAAGGCATTGATCGGAGGCTGGTGTCCTGCGGCCCGGAGCACAGCTGTGCCTTGTCCGTTCTGTACCACCAGGACCGTGAGCGCCAACGGGATCACGAGTTCCAGTTGTGCGGCCCACGTGAACGCGGGGGCTGTGAACACGGGCATGGCCAGGATCGGTCCGCCCTGGGACATCGCGAACCGGCCACTGAGCACGACGGCTACGACGCCTGCCGCCAAACTACCCAGTACCGGAGGGAGGCGTCGGCCCAGGGAGGGCACGGCGGTGAGAACAAGGAACGCCACCACCATGGGTGCCGCCACTGCGGGGTCGGCCCGTGTGGAGGAGACGATGTCCGTCCCGAACCGCAGGAACACGGCGGCAACCATGGCCATGACGATCGGAACGGGGATCGCGGCCATGATTGGACGGACTACTCCGGATAAGCCGAGGGCGAGAATCAGCACTCCGGCGGAGAAGAACGCCCCTACGACTTCGGGAAACGACAGATGCTGCAGCGACGGCCCCAACAGCACGGTCCCTGGGATGGACCAGGCGAAGCCCAACGGCTGGCGATAGATCAGCGACATGACCAGGGTCGCCGCGCCGGCGGAGAGGAAGATGGCGAAGACCCAGGATGCGAGCTGGGCCTCTGTCAGTCCGCCGAGCGAGCCGACGGTAAGAGTGACTGCTACGGGCCCGGATGCGGAGAATGCCAGTCCGACGACGCCGTTCGAGGCGTAGTGTGGGCCGATGTCCCGCAGGATGTCCCGCAGGATGTCGCGCAGGCCGGCCGGACGGAGCGTGGGCCGTTCGAAGCGTGGGTGGGCTCCATGGCCCGGGCCGGTTCGCGATCCGATGGTCAGAGGTGCGGCCCTTGGGGCGCGGGGCATGAGGTCTCCTGAGCGATGACGGGGGTGGAGCTTCGTGAGCAAGGTCGCTGTAGTGCCTTAGAATCCTCAGCGGATGGAGTTCGGGTGCTTGGCCAACGGTGTGACCTTAATTTTCATGAAGGGGTACATCGGGAAGCTGCTCAGGATCTGGTGCAGCTCGTCGTTGGATTCGACGTCGAACACCGAACAGTTCGCGTACTCGCCGACCACTCGCCAGATTGAGGCAAGGCGCCCTTCCTGTTGCAGGGCCTGGGAATATTCTTTCTCCAACCCCTGCATGCGGGTGACGTCCTCAGCGGAGAGGTGCGCTGGGAAGTGCACGTCCATACGGGCCAAAAACAACATTTTTCTCCTTGATGGTCGGGTTAGGACAGGCGGTAGGCCGCGAGTTTGTCCTCGTCGACCTCTGCTCCGACCCCGGGCAGATCGCGCACGGAGATCGTGCCGTCGACTATCCGGAGCGGATCAGCCAACAGGTCATCGGCCATATCGAGAAAGTTGGACAGTTCCCCGGCTCGACGGCTTGTGGCCTCGTGGGCGGCGCCGAAGGTTACAGTCGCAAGGGAGCCGATCTGGGTGTCGATCTGGTTGCCCATGGTCACGTCCACACCGAGACCAGTGCACAGTCCCAGTATCTCGGTGGCCTCGGTGAAGCCGGAACGGGCGGTTTTGATACAGATGGCATTGCAGCCGCCGGAAAGCAGTTCCCGGGATACGTCCCCGGCTGTGGGGACGGATTCATCGCCCACCACCGGGATTGGCGATTTATCGACCAGGCGGCGGCGGCTCAAGGCTTCCTTGGCATCGCACGGTTCCTCGAGCATGGTAAGCCCAAGCCCCTCCGTCCTCCGGAGCACCTCGAGGGCTTCGTTAGCGGTCCAGCCGCGGTTCGCGTCAAGGTAAATCTCCACGTCTTCGCCCAGTCCCTCGCGCAGCACATGGCAGGCCTCCACGTCCAGAGACAGCGGCCGACGGCCCACTTTAAGCTTGAAAGTCGTGATGCCATACTCCTGACCGAAACGCAGGGCCTCGTCGAGAAGTTCCTGCGCCGGCCGGAAGCCGAGCATGTGACTGACCCGCATTCTGTCGGTATACCCACCCAGTAGCTTGTGCACAGGAGTGGCGAGCGTCTTGCCGATCGCATCCCATACGGCGATGTCTACGGCGCCTTTGGCCACCTGGTTGTGAATGGTCCTGCGCATCACTGCCTGGATCTGCTCCCGGTCCACAATCTCGAGTCCGGTCAGCTGTGGGGCGAATGTCTTCTCGATGATCGTCCCGATGGACTCTTGCGTCTCGCCGTAGGTATAAGGACGGGGAGGTGCGTCCGCAACTCCTACGACGCCGTCGTCGGTGTACACGCGAACCAGAACGTGGTCAGCGTTTGCCACCTCGCCGCTGGCGAACTTCAGCGGGTGCGTGTACGGGATGGAGTACGGGATCACTTCGATCCGCTCGATCTTCAACGGCTCGGTTCCTTTCGATTGTGCCAGGCAGTCCAGTAGTACAGGGAGAACGGTGCCCCAGGGCTCATTGCCCTGGGGCACCTCAGTGGACGGAAATCATGAACCCGACCATGTCAAAGGAGCCACTATTTGGACTGTCCCACTTTGGCGAGGACATAGTCATATGAGGCTTCTTCGCCGGCAGCGCCGTCTGCCCGCGGTGTGGTGTTGAGCATCAGTTCCGGCTTGACAGCCGAAGCAATGTCATCCGCATTGTGCGGGTCGCCGGGGAAGTAGAGCTGCTGGGTTACAGACTGGTAGCCGGGCGCTGAAACCTTGATGTGAATGTGGGCCGGGCGCCAGGCGTGCCAGCCCGCAGCACTGATCAGCTGCCCACAGGCTCCATCAGTGGGGATCTGGTACGGAGCCGGGCGCATGGTGTGGACGACGAATTGTCCATTGCTGTCGGCCTGCACGTTGGCGCGGAACAGCCAGTCCGGCAGGCCTGGGGCGTATTGGGAGTAGAAGCCCGCCGAGTCCGCATGCCAAATCTCGAGCTGTGCACCTTGGATCGGGTGGCCGTCGGTGTCGGTGAACTGGCCGCTGAACTGCAACGGAACGCCACCTTCGTCATCACGCATCTCAACCGTGGCGGGGGAATCCAGCACAGGGGAGTTCGGGACGTAATAGGGTCCCTCGATGGTGCCTTTCGTACCGGGCCGGTCCTGGGAGTTGACATCCTCCACGGTGTGCTCGAGCCACACATCGAGGAATAGCGGCCACTCGCCGTCGTTGCCCACCTTGATTAGCCAGGCTTTCAGGGCGTTGTACTCCTCGTAGGTGACTTCGTGTTGGACGATAATGTCGTTAGCCGCTTTGATGAGGGCACCGGCGAGCAAGCTCACACGCTCCATGGGTACTCCCGTTCCCGTGGGCTTGCCCGAAGCGGCGAAGCGCTCGGTCGCCTTCGAGCCGGCCTCCACAGCGCTACCCTGATTCTCCTGGCGGGTGTCCAACTGATTCTCAGTCATAGTGATCTCCACACTCCTCTGTGCATTGGGAACGCGAGATATCCCGTTCCTTGAACGCGCCGGCCGCGGGCTGTGCACCCGCAGGTTCACCGACTTCGCGTGACGTCCATCTCATGCTAGTCACAGGATAAGGACGAAACAAGGACATATATTGCACTCATTATGTCGCCTAGGGTACATAAAAGAACCCTTGGGCGGCACTAGGGTTTTGCCTGATGTGAGCACTGTCACCTTGCGGCAGACTGGGTGGGACACATTCATTCCGCCGAGGGATTCAGATGTGGCCGCACAGTCGCTGCCCGCCTCCCGCACCCTCTCCAAAGAAGGAGCACACCATGACCGAGCATCTGACGCGGGTCCGTGAGGTCCTGGCTGACGCCGTCGTTGACGATCGAGAGAACGGCGTTATCCGGGCGAAGCGTGAAATCTTCACCGACCAGGAGATCTTTGAATTGGAGATGAAGCACATCTTCGAGGGCAACTGGGTTTACCTTGCCCATGAGTCCCAGATCCCCAACGTGGGGGACTATTTCACCACGTATATTGGCCGGACCCCCGTCGTCCTTACCCGGGACAGGGACGAGAAGATCAACTGCATTGTCAACGCCTGCTCCCACCGTGGCGCCATGCTGTGCAGGCGCAAGACCGATAACAGGACCACCTTCACATGTCCTTTCCACGGCTGGACATTCAAGAACTCCGGAGAGCTCCTTAAGGTCAAGGATTCACGCAATGCCGGCTACCCGGAATCCTTCAACAAGGAGGGCTCGCACGACCTCACCAAGGTGGCCCGCTTCGACTCCTACCGTGGCTTCCTGTTCGGCTCATTGAATGCTGACGTCCTCCCGCTGGAAGAGCATTTGGGAGATGCCACCAAGGTCATCGATTCGATTGTGGACCAGTCCCCGGAGGGGCTCGAGGTCCTGCGCGGGGCTTCCACCTACACCTATGACGGCAACTGGAAGGTCCAGGCGGAGAACGGCGCCGACGGCTACCACGTCACCGCCGTGCACTGGAACTACGCCGCGACAACCGCCCGCCGCACCGCCGGTGACTCCGCTAACAAGACCAAGGCCATGGACGCCGGCAAATGGGGCAAGGTCAAAGGCGGCTTCTATTCCTACGATCACGGGCACCTGCTGCTGTGGCAGGAGTGGACCAACCCCGAGGACCGTCCCCTGTGGGACCGCCGCGACGAGCTCGTCGAAAAGTACGGCGAGGAAATGGCTAACTTCATGATCAACATCTCACGCAACCTCTGCCTGTACCCGAACGTGTACATCATGGACCAGTTCTCGTCGCAGATCCGTCACTTCCGCCCCATTTCAGCGGACCAGACCGAGGTGACGATCTACTGCATCGCGCCGAAGGGTGAATCGCAGGAAAACCGCTCAAAGCGCATCCGCCAGTATGAGGACTTCTTCAACGCAACCGGCATGGCCACGCCGGACGACCTCGAGGAGTTCCGATCCTGCAACAAGACCTACTGGGCCACCTCCGCCCCGTGGAACGACATGACGCGCGGCTCCACCCATGAGATTGCGGGTCCTGACGAGCAGGCTACCGCGCTGGGCATGTCGCGGGTGATCGCCTCCGGTGTGCGCACCGAAGACGAGGGTCTCTACCCGATCCAGCACGGGTACTGGAAGGAAGTAATGGATAAGGCCCTCGCCGAGGCGGAATCCGTTGCCCAGGAATCCGTCCCGGTCACGGCGTAATCGATCCTTACAGAGAGTGCTGAACCAATGGCCAACTTCATTAACTCCTTGATCGCGCTCAAGAGCGCCGATGAAATCGCGACCCTTGAGACTGTTCGCGCCTTCCTTTACCGGGAAGCCCGGCTGCTGGACGACCGGCAGTTCGACGAGTGGCTCCAGTGCTACCACCCGGACTCCGAGTACTGGATGCCGGCGTGGGACGTCGATGACCGGCTCACTGTGGACCCTCAGAACGAGATCTCGCTCATCTATTACGACAACCGTGGCGGCATCGAGGACCGGGTATTCCGGATCAAGACTGACCGCTCCTCCGCTACCTCCCTCCCGGAGCCGCGCACCGGGCACAACATCACGGACGTTGAAGTCCTGGAGCACGACGGCGGCCAGGTCAAGGTCCGTTTCAACTGGTTCACCCTGTACTTCCGGTACAACACCACCGACACCTATTTCGGCACGAGCTTCTACACCATCGATCTCTCCGGCGAGCAGCCGGTGATCCTGAAAAAGAAGGTCGTACTGAAGAACGACTACATCCACCATGTGGTGGATGTCTACATGATCTGACGGCACCCCGGCACCCCGGCACCCCGCCACGCCGGCACGCGTACGGCGCGGCCGTAGCGGCGTCGCACGGCCCGCCGCCAGATCTGCTCGCAAGAGATATCCGCACTAACTTTCCGGGGGTTGCGAGGATGCGACCCCCAACCAGGAGGAATCATGGGCCATCAGGTAGCCCTCAGTTTCGAAGATGGCGTCACCAAAGTCATCAAAGTCGGCGACTATGAGACCGTCATGGACGCGGCGTACAAGGCGCGCATCAACATCCCTTCCGACTGTCGGGATGGCGCCTGCGGCACGTGTAAGGCGTTTTGCGACTCCGGCTCGTTCGACCCGGGCGACTATATCGACGACGCCATGACCGAAGAGGAGCTTGAGAAGGGCTACCTGCTCACCTGCCAGGCCGTTCCGGAATCGGACCTCGCCATCCAGATCCCGGCGACCTCCGAATCCGCGAAAACCTCAGCTGCCACTTTTGCTTCCACGCTGAAGGAACTCGACAAGCACTCGGAGTCCACCATCTCCTTCGCCCTGGAGGTGCAGAACCGGGAAGCACTGGCTTTCCTGCCCGGCCAGTACGTCAACATCAAGGTCCCGGGCACCGACGCGGAGCGCTCGTACTCGTTCAGCAACGGCCCCGAAGGGATGGATGCATCCTTCATGGTGCGCATCACGCCGCAGGGCGCGATGTCCGAGTACCTGCGTGACCGCGCTGCAGTAGGGGACGCCATCGAGTTCACAGGCCCGTACGGCTCCTTCTTCCTTCGCGACCCCAAGCGCCCCCTGCTCCTGCTGGCAGGCGGCACCGGCTTGGCCCCGCTCCTGTCCATTCTGGAGAAGTTGTCCGGGAACCCCCCGGCCACGCCGGTCCACCTGATTTATGGCGTCTCCCGTGAAGCCGACATCGTAGGACTGGACTGGCTGCGCACCTACGCAGCGAAGTTGCCGACCTTCACCTGGGATTACATTGCCTCCGATTCGGATACCTCCGCCCCGCACACGGGATACGTCACACAGATCATCCAGCCGTCCCACCTCAACGATGGCGACGTCGATATCTACCTCTGCGGGCCGCCGCCCATGGTCAATGCCGTCTCCAAGTGGCTGGACACCGAGGGCATCCAGCCAGCCAACTTCTACTTTGAACGTTTCGCTCCCAAGGAAACCACCGGCGGGGACGCCGAGACGGGCGCGCCCGCCACAGCGGACAAGGTGGAGACCGCAGGCGACACCATCAGCCGGGTGGAAGCCATTTCATCCATGGAAACCGGCCGGCTCGAGTTCCGTACCGAAGACAGCTTCGCGCACCTGGACGCCCGCATGGGCCTTGAACTTGCCGTGACCGAGCTGATGTTGGACCGCCTGAGCACAGAGCAGTTGCACCAGTTCCGTCGCATTGCCGAAGCGACCACCCGGGCGGTGGACGCCGGAAGGGTTCTCGACCCGGAAGAGTATGTCAGGACCAATGAAGAGTTCCACGAGTACCTGTTCATGATCTCCGACAACCCCATGCTGCTGGAGTCCTACCGTCGGCTCGACGTCCACGCCCAAATGGCAGCCACTTTTGCAGAGGGCACGCATATCTTTGACCGGGTCGCCCAGGACCACCTTGATGTCGTGGACGCGTTTGAACGCGGCGACAAAGAGCGGGCCCGGGAAGTGATCATGGCTCACACCCGCGATGCAAAAGGAACCATGGCCGAAGCGATCAACGCCACGGTCAAGGGCTTCTGACGGTGGCGGCGTACTCAGGTCAGTTCATCACGCCCGGCCGCTTCGCCGGCAAAGTGGCCGTGGTCACTGGCGCGGCCCAGGGAATCGGGCAGAAAGTCGCGGAGAGGATCGGGGCTGAAGGAGGCTCGGTGGTCCTGGTTGACCGCGCCGACCTTGTTCAGGACGTTGCAAAGGGAATCCAGGAAGCCGCCCAGGGGGCTGGCTGCGGCGGGTCAG
Proteins encoded:
- the catC gene encoding muconolactone Delta-isomerase, producing the protein MLFLARMDVHFPAHLSAEDVTRMQGLEKEYSQALQQEGRLASIWRVVGEYANCSVFDVESNDELHQILSSFPMYPFMKIKVTPLAKHPNSIR
- a CDS encoding glycoside hydrolase family 32 protein, with translation MTATSAHEDDIFRPAIHYTAKNTWLNDPNGLVYHEGIYHLYYQNNPFGNVWGNMSWGHATSVDLVNWDEQPVAILCDAEEDIFSGSIVIDQHNTSGLGNGQTAPLVAIYTSAYKDSSARRGTQAQSLAWSSDGGYTWAKHQGNPVLDRNSADFRDPKVFRYDGPPGSYWVMVAVEANEHKVVIYGSDNLRDWHYLSSFGPANATGGVWECPDLFPLPLDGDEEQTKWILTVNLNPGGPNGGSGGQYFVGQFDGVAFTSETTVTDGGSQAGELDAYHWLDWGRDYYAAVSFNNAPDGRRLMVGWMNNWQYGAVIPTWPWRSSMSLVREMSLVTDHGQPRLSQRVADEYRKGNSQLVSAWSDLEIDEGTCQLDAGAPVDIIDVTFIPGAAEEFGLIIRGKGTDGTRIGIRPSENRLIMDRTSSGNTEFHDAFASTDTAPLKPASDGSYTLSLFIDRCSVEVFAQNGQVTMTGLIFPRPDSTSLSLYAKGGTAAAPFLKVTRPAEPPVRIAEPLVMSR
- a CDS encoding Gfo/Idh/MocA family protein, with protein sequence MTSSIGIVGAGQFAGVFAKLFAAHPGISDIYFTDLITDRAETQSSSAGAAGTFESFEAMLESDVDAVAIFTQRWTHGPLVVQALRAGKHVYSAVPMAISEEEIAEIIEAVRETGLTYMMGETSYYNPATVFARKKNAEGAFGRIFYAEGDYVHDMDLGFYDAYQYSGGDNWKRTASYPPMLYPTHSVGGVLGATGSHAVSVSCIGYRDERGDGVFDREVSMFDNDFSNASALFELAGGGSMRINEFRRVGYPSHLRESRFRYFGTEASMEQLALVSVWQDKHAVTDISDQLETQATMDVDDPMLADVAPALRDAFISGMASVHDAGRLPAEFRGLPNGHEGSHHFLVDDFVTAMNTGTLPPVNAWEAARYTLPGIVAHQSALRGGERLPVSDFGDAPAGLPRPVLRESAN
- a CDS encoding LacI family DNA-binding transcriptional regulator; the protein is MPHPTSQAKPITRDDVARLAGVSPAVVSYVVNGGPRAVSPANEAKVRQAIRALGYRPNAAARALALGSSEMLAMIVPDAINPFYASLARAVENAAAERGYTLLLADSQDSLRTERRLIKNFAARRVDGLFLSSVLFEPDLMDLEQSDIPVVLLNHPADLATAGSPAVKKDGAGGRGPYAVGVAFREGARMAVEHLISHGHERIGLVIGGNADSELDAREVGWQQGIQAAGLTEGPIIRVPFTREGGYRAGQELLARSERPTAVFVSSDQQAAGLLCALHEGGLRLPEDLAVFSFDGAPESEYTWPRLSTVAQPLKDLAQGALNALLASGPGQEPHTKIFPAELVFRASCGCHTPAAYPTDYPLRHPTS
- a CDS encoding carbohydrate ABC transporter permease, with protein sequence MTTITKHPPGATHKAPQGSSRGRRRAKLRDVRIAFLFILPAMIGLVAFSLVPTVRGVYLSFTEYSILGEPKWVGVDNYTAIFKDELFWNAMAVTIQYVAINIVFQTVIALGLAVLMHRVAKSTFIRGALLLPFLVANVIVALLWFWMLDYQLGIVNEIISWLGGPRIAFFGSEQWAIPTIAFVNVWRHMGYTALLIFAGLQSIPHHVYEVASLDGASPTRTFWSITMPLLRPVLALVLVVTVIGSFQVFDTVAVTTGGGPVNATRVIQMYIYQKAFGESDFGYASALSVILFVILALVAFLQMKFLKGNESDLD
- a CDS encoding benzoate/H(+) symporter BenE family transporter, with the protein product MPRAPRAAPLTIGSRTGPGHGAHPRFERPTLRPAGLRDILRDILRDIGPHYASNGVVGLAFSASGPVAVTLTVGSLGGLTEAQLASWVFAIFLSAGAATLVMSLIYRQPLGFAWSIPGTVLLGPSLQHLSFPEVVGAFFSAGVLILALGLSGVVRPIMAAIPVPIVMAMVAAVFLRFGTDIVSSTRADPAVAAPMVVAFLVLTAVPSLGRRLPPVLGSLAAGVVAVVLSGRFAMSQGGPILAMPVFTAPAFTWAAQLELVIPLALTVLVVQNGQGTAVLRAAGHQPPINAFAMISGVFSLLNATLGAVSACVTGPTNALLTASGQKNRQYTAAVIYALLSLVCALLAPTLTRLMLATPEAFVLALGGIAMMRALQQAFVTAFATNFTLGALVTFVVTISGLDLFNIHAAFWGVLIGYALSRLLERQDHAAT